Proteins co-encoded in one Paraburkholderia edwinii genomic window:
- the yihA gene encoding ribosome biogenesis GTP-binding protein YihA/YsxC — MPFLLHQARFFTTVNHLHDLPPTAQPEIAFAGRSNAGKSTAINVLCNQKRLAFASKTPGRTQHINYFSVGPADEPVAHLVDLPGYGYAEVPGAAKAHWEALLSSYLQSRAQLRGMILMMDSRRPLTELDRRMIEWFAPTGKPIHTLLTKCDKLTRQESTNALRTTKKGFADYRAAGYQGELTAQLFSALKRTGLEEAHELIESWIAQDVADDSAGDSTSEA; from the coding sequence ATGCCCTTTCTGCTCCACCAGGCCCGCTTTTTCACCACTGTCAATCATCTGCACGATCTGCCGCCTACCGCGCAGCCTGAAATCGCGTTTGCCGGTCGATCGAATGCGGGTAAATCCACGGCGATCAATGTGCTGTGCAATCAGAAGCGCCTGGCGTTCGCGAGTAAAACACCGGGACGCACGCAGCACATCAATTACTTCTCGGTCGGGCCCGCCGACGAGCCGGTCGCGCATCTGGTCGATCTGCCGGGCTATGGCTACGCGGAAGTGCCCGGTGCGGCGAAGGCCCATTGGGAAGCGCTGCTGTCCAGTTACTTGCAGTCGCGCGCGCAATTGCGCGGGATGATCCTGATGATGGATTCGCGGCGCCCGCTGACCGAACTGGACCGCCGGATGATCGAGTGGTTTGCGCCGACGGGCAAGCCAATCCATACGTTGCTGACGAAATGCGACAAATTGACGCGTCAGGAAAGCACCAACGCGTTGCGCACGACGAAGAAGGGATTCGCCGACTATCGCGCAGCCGGCTATCAGGGTGAACTCACCGCGCAGCTTTTTTCGGCGCTCAAGCGAACGGGCCTCGAAGAGGCGCATGAGTTGATTGAAAGCTGGATTGCGCAGGATGTCGCCGACGATTCGGCCGGTGATTCGACGAGCGAAGCGTAG
- a CDS encoding c-type cytochrome → MNRLGRILVVLHTAVGLSGLAVQAKAADQSKPDLNRGQAIAAQVCASCHGADGNSAGGAYPKLAGQHPEYLVKELKDFKTQPGAKQPARNNPIMAGISGALSDQDMVNVAAYFATQAPKPGYAHDKNTVPLGQKIYRAGIAEKGVPACASCHGPTGQGIPSQYPRVSWQWSEYLAAQLVAFQQGPGARNNNEAMHQIAQRLSDSEIKAVADYMAGLH, encoded by the coding sequence ATGAATCGACTGGGCAGGATTCTGGTGGTGCTTCACACAGCAGTAGGTCTTTCAGGTTTGGCAGTACAGGCAAAAGCGGCGGATCAGTCAAAGCCGGATTTGAATCGGGGGCAGGCAATCGCGGCGCAAGTTTGCGCTTCGTGTCACGGTGCGGATGGCAATAGCGCAGGCGGCGCGTATCCGAAGCTCGCCGGCCAGCATCCCGAATACCTCGTCAAAGAGCTCAAGGATTTCAAAACGCAACCGGGCGCGAAGCAGCCCGCGCGTAACAATCCGATCATGGCCGGCATCTCAGGTGCGTTATCGGATCAGGACATGGTGAACGTCGCGGCATACTTCGCAACGCAAGCTCCGAAGCCCGGCTACGCGCACGACAAGAACACGGTGCCGCTCGGGCAGAAGATTTATCGTGCGGGCATTGCAGAGAAGGGCGTGCCGGCTTGCGCAAGCTGCCACGGGCCGACCGGCCAGGGCATTCCGTCGCAGTATCCGCGCGTGTCGTGGCAGTGGTCTGAGTACCTTGCTGCGCAGCTGGTTGCGTTCCAGCAAGGGCCGGGCGCTCGCAACAACAACGAGGCGATGCATCAGATCGCGCAGCGTTTGTCGGATAGCGAGATCAAGGCCGTCGCTGATTACATGGCCGGTTTGCATTAA
- a CDS encoding cytochrome c biogenesis protein ResB — MSVTTSGLQSKSRQRVAREAIELLSSMRFAIAMLVILAIASIIGTVLTQDDPYPNYVNQFGPFWADIFRSLSLYTVYSAWWFMLILGFLIASVSLCVIRNAPKMLADTKSWKDKVREASLRAFHHKGEFAVPQTRAQATTTLTQLSAKLGYRFVTRESEGATLIAAKRGAMTKLGYISAHLAIVIICIGGLLDSNLPIRLQMWLFDKSPISSNTVINEIPPEHRLSQSNPTFRGYAWVPEGQHVSTAILNQPNGSLIQDLPFSIQLNKFIVDYYSTGMPKLFASDIVVIDHKTGKQVPARVEVNKPFEYDGVSIYQSSFQDGGSEMKMSAYPMTGTSAKPVPFDGTIGNSTPLTNAIPGSDGQTVEFADFRAINVENITNGNGQTDARGVAQHETLKQAFDERLGSGAKTSKPLDLHNVGPSVQYKVRNKDGQAREYNNYMLPVDVGGERVFLAGMRTNPDDPFRYLRIPADEGGTVKEWMGLRAALENPATRAEAAHRFAQRSVPNAEPELQQHLEESATRVLTLFAGADSSLAAPANAQPNAQPHGQTNAPGGFQAIAMFIDHSVPKAEQEKAAGLLLRMLEGAMWDVWQISRTQAGEAPAQPGDAATRFVQNSINAISDSFLYGSPVFLQLDSFKQVQASVFQLTRAPGKKVVYLGSLLLVLGIFSMFYVRERRLWFWLKDSDRGVNVVMAMSSARKTFDFDKEFKETRDAIGTALGARLIDESVASAASGGGSQPADPGPGSQPGSPSGS, encoded by the coding sequence ATGAGCGTTACCACATCGGGTCTGCAGTCGAAATCGCGCCAGCGAGTCGCGCGTGAGGCCATCGAGTTGCTCAGCTCGATGCGCTTCGCGATCGCGATGCTGGTGATCCTCGCGATCGCGAGCATCATCGGCACGGTCCTCACGCAAGACGACCCGTATCCGAACTACGTCAATCAGTTCGGCCCGTTCTGGGCCGACATCTTCCGGTCACTGAGCCTCTACACCGTGTACAGCGCGTGGTGGTTCATGCTGATCCTCGGCTTTCTGATCGCGTCGGTATCGCTGTGCGTGATCCGCAACGCCCCGAAGATGCTGGCCGACACGAAGAGCTGGAAGGACAAGGTCCGCGAAGCGAGCCTGCGCGCGTTCCATCACAAGGGCGAGTTCGCCGTGCCGCAGACGCGCGCGCAAGCCACGACCACGCTCACGCAACTGTCCGCCAAGCTTGGCTACCGGTTCGTCACGCGCGAGTCCGAAGGCGCGACGCTGATTGCCGCCAAGCGCGGTGCGATGACGAAGCTCGGCTATATTTCCGCGCACCTGGCGATCGTGATCATCTGTATTGGCGGTTTGCTCGACAGCAATCTGCCGATCAGGCTGCAGATGTGGCTCTTCGACAAGTCGCCGATCAGCAGCAACACGGTGATCAACGAGATCCCGCCCGAGCACCGGCTGTCCCAATCGAACCCGACGTTCCGCGGCTATGCGTGGGTGCCCGAAGGGCAGCACGTATCGACCGCGATCCTGAACCAGCCCAATGGCTCGCTTATTCAGGACCTGCCGTTCTCGATCCAGCTGAACAAGTTCATCGTCGACTACTACTCGACGGGCATGCCGAAGCTCTTCGCGAGCGACATCGTCGTGATCGATCACAAGACCGGCAAGCAGGTTCCGGCGCGTGTCGAGGTGAACAAGCCGTTCGAGTACGACGGCGTGTCGATCTATCAGTCGAGCTTCCAGGACGGCGGCTCCGAGATGAAGATGAGCGCGTACCCGATGACGGGCACAAGCGCGAAGCCGGTCCCGTTCGACGGCACGATCGGCAATTCGACACCGCTGACGAACGCGATTCCGGGCTCGGACGGTCAGACGGTCGAATTCGCCGATTTCCGCGCGATCAACGTCGAAAACATCACGAACGGCAATGGCCAGACCGACGCGCGCGGTGTCGCGCAACACGAAACGCTGAAGCAGGCGTTCGACGAGCGCCTCGGTTCCGGCGCGAAGACGTCGAAGCCGCTCGATCTTCACAACGTCGGCCCGTCGGTGCAGTACAAGGTGCGCAACAAGGACGGCCAGGCGCGCGAGTACAACAACTACATGCTGCCCGTCGACGTCGGCGGCGAGCGTGTGTTCCTCGCCGGCATGCGCACCAATCCGGACGATCCGTTCCGCTATCTGCGTATCCCGGCCGACGAAGGGGGCACGGTCAAGGAGTGGATGGGCTTGCGCGCGGCGCTCGAAAATCCCGCGACGCGCGCCGAAGCCGCACACCGTTTCGCGCAGCGCTCGGTGCCGAATGCGGAACCGGAACTGCAGCAGCATCTCGAGGAAAGCGCGACGCGCGTTCTGACCCTCTTTGCAGGCGCCGACAGCAGTCTCGCCGCGCCGGCGAACGCCCAGCCGAACGCACAGCCGCATGGTCAAACGAACGCGCCCGGCGGCTTCCAGGCCATCGCGATGTTCATCGACCATTCGGTACCGAAAGCCGAGCAGGAAAAGGCGGCAGGATTGTTGCTGCGCATGCTGGAAGGCGCGATGTGGGACGTCTGGCAAATCTCGCGCACGCAGGCGGGCGAAGCGCCGGCGCAGCCCGGCGATGCGGCGACCCGTTTCGTGCAGAACTCGATCAACGCAATATCCGACAGCTTTTTGTATGGATCACCGGTTTTCCTGCAACTCGACTCCTTCAAGCAGGTGCAAGCTTCGGTATTTCAGTTGACGCGCGCGCCGGGCAAAAAAGTCGTGTATCTTGGCAGCCTGCTTCTCGTGCTAGGCATCTTCTCGATGTTCTACGTGCGTGAACGGCGCCTGTGGTTCTGGCTCAAAGACTCGGATCGCGGCGTCAATGTCGTGATGGCGATGTCGAGCGCTCGCAAGACGTTCGACTTCGACAAGGAGTTCAAAGAGACGCGTGACGCGATCGGTACGGCGCTTGGCGCCAGACTGATCGACGAATCGGTAGCGTCCGCTGCGTCCGGTGGTGGCAGCCAACCGGCTGACCCGGGGCCAGGTTCACAACCCGGCTCACCATCCGGCTCATAA
- the ccsB gene encoding c-type cytochrome biogenesis protein CcsB, whose protein sequence is MDLTQVSSSTPEQRRAGASLPRHSGLLDDRPFLKRLTAFDWLFALVLAGGAGFALSRYHAFMNYYDKLVLVCAVPVFVVLGWRWKPVRPLMIGIAALSLSAIGIYHGDLSRADNAFFLKYFLSSQSAILWMSALFVFATLFYWIGLLSRSATGAAIGSKMTWAAVLMGFTGLMVRWYESYLIGADVGHIPISNLYEVFVLFSLITALFYLYYETHYNTRALGAFVLLVISAAVGFLMWYSIARDAQQIQPLVPALQSWWMKIHVPANFIGYGSFALSAMVGVAYLMKERGVLSDRLPTLDVLDDVMYKSIAVGFAFFTVATILGALWAAEAWGGYWSWDPKETWALIVWLNYAAWLHMRLMKGLRGAVAAWWALTGLLVTTFAFLGVNMFLSGLHSYGKL, encoded by the coding sequence ATGGACTTGACCCAAGTTTCTTCTTCCACACCCGAGCAACGGCGTGCTGGTGCGTCTTTACCGCGCCATTCCGGTTTGCTCGACGACCGCCCCTTCCTGAAGCGCCTGACGGCATTCGACTGGCTGTTCGCACTGGTGCTCGCCGGCGGCGCGGGGTTTGCGCTGTCGCGCTACCACGCGTTCATGAACTACTACGACAAACTCGTGCTCGTGTGCGCGGTGCCGGTGTTCGTCGTGCTCGGCTGGCGGTGGAAGCCCGTACGGCCGCTGATGATCGGCATCGCGGCGCTGTCGCTGTCGGCCATCGGGATCTATCACGGCGACCTGTCGCGCGCCGATAACGCGTTCTTCCTCAAGTATTTCCTGTCGAGCCAGTCCGCCATCCTGTGGATGAGCGCGCTCTTCGTGTTCGCCACGCTGTTCTACTGGATCGGCCTGTTGTCGCGTTCCGCAACGGGCGCCGCGATCGGCTCGAAAATGACGTGGGCCGCGGTGCTGATGGGCTTCACCGGCCTGATGGTGCGCTGGTACGAGTCGTATCTGATCGGCGCGGACGTCGGCCATATTCCGATCTCGAACCTCTATGAAGTGTTCGTGTTGTTCAGCCTGATTACGGCGCTCTTCTACCTGTATTACGAAACGCACTACAACACGCGCGCGCTCGGCGCGTTCGTGCTGCTCGTGATCAGCGCGGCGGTCGGCTTTCTCATGTGGTATTCGATCGCGCGCGATGCGCAGCAGATCCAGCCGCTCGTGCCCGCGCTGCAGAGCTGGTGGATGAAGATCCACGTGCCGGCGAACTTTATCGGTTACGGCAGCTTTGCGCTGTCGGCGATGGTCGGCGTCGCGTATCTGATGAAGGAGCGTGGCGTGCTGTCCGACCGCCTGCCCACGCTCGATGTGCTCGACGACGTGATGTACAAGTCGATCGCAGTCGGCTTCGCGTTCTTCACAGTCGCGACGATTCTCGGCGCGCTGTGGGCCGCGGAAGCGTGGGGCGGCTACTGGAGCTGGGATCCGAAGGAGACGTGGGCGCTGATCGTGTGGCTCAATTACGCCGCATGGCTGCATATGCGCCTGATGAAAGGCCTGCGCGGCGCGGTGGCGGCATGGTGGGCGCTCACTGGCCTGCTGGTCACCACGTTCGCGTTCCTCGGCGTGAATATGTTCCTTTCCGGGCTGCATAGCTACGGAAAGCTGTAA
- the msrP gene encoding protein-methionine-sulfoxide reductase catalytic subunit MsrP: MWIKRPDASRLAGDDIPRSEITPQRIFENRRRVLQAAGAAALGGLIGVGAPEEAHAEFSSPDAKAQKLVAKTNPKFVVVDKPTPFQDVTTYNNFYEFGTDKSDPAHHAGTLRPRPWKVSVEGEIKNPKVYDIDELLKLAPLEERVYRMRCVEGWSMVIPWIGVPLAELIKRVQPTGNAKYVQFITLADPSQMPGLSDPILEWPYSEGLRMDEAMNPLTLLTMGLYGQVLPNQNGAPVRIVVPWKYGFKSAKSLVKIRFVDKQPPTSWNTYAPNEYGFYSNVNPNVDHPRWSQATERRIGEDGFFTPKRKTLMFNGYGDLVASMYQGMDLKKNF; encoded by the coding sequence ATGTGGATCAAGCGACCCGACGCGTCGCGCCTGGCTGGCGACGACATTCCGCGCAGCGAAATCACGCCGCAGCGGATCTTTGAAAACAGGCGGCGCGTGCTGCAGGCTGCGGGCGCCGCGGCTCTGGGCGGGCTGATCGGCGTGGGCGCCCCCGAAGAGGCGCATGCTGAGTTCTCGTCGCCGGACGCGAAAGCGCAGAAGCTGGTGGCGAAGACGAACCCGAAATTCGTCGTGGTCGACAAGCCGACGCCGTTCCAGGACGTCACGACCTACAACAACTTCTACGAGTTCGGCACCGACAAGTCGGACCCGGCACATCACGCCGGCACGCTGCGGCCGCGGCCGTGGAAGGTCAGCGTCGAAGGCGAGATCAAGAACCCGAAGGTCTACGATATCGACGAGCTGCTGAAGCTTGCGCCGCTCGAAGAGCGCGTATATCGCATGCGCTGCGTCGAAGGCTGGTCGATGGTGATTCCGTGGATCGGCGTGCCGCTGGCGGAGCTGATCAAGCGCGTGCAGCCGACCGGCAACGCGAAGTATGTGCAGTTCATCACGCTCGCCGATCCGTCGCAGATGCCGGGCCTGTCCGACCCGATTCTCGAGTGGCCCTACTCGGAAGGCCTGCGGATGGACGAAGCGATGAATCCGCTGACGCTGCTCACAATGGGCTTGTATGGCCAGGTGCTGCCGAACCAGAACGGCGCGCCGGTGCGCATCGTCGTGCCGTGGAAATACGGCTTCAAGAGCGCGAAATCGCTGGTGAAGATCCGCTTCGTCGACAAGCAACCGCCGACCAGCTGGAACACGTATGCGCCGAACGAGTACGGCTTCTATTCGAACGTGAACCCGAACGTCGACCATCCGCGCTGGAGTCAGGCGACCGAGCGGCGCATCGGCGAAGACGGCTTTTTCACGCCGAAGCGCAAGACGCTGATGTTCAACGGTTATGGCGATCTGGTCGCGTCGATGTACCAGGGCATGGACCTGAAAAAGAACTTCTGA
- the msrQ gene encoding protein-methionine-sulfoxide reductase heme-binding subunit MsrQ: MATETQTVSSGRNVPRAATPTVGGVAATRDVSAAGAKKKSATAANARWIVPAKIAVFIACLYPLGRLVLFGFTGQLGANPIEFITRSTGLWTLVFLCITLAVTPLRKLTGFNAVLRFRRMLGLYAFFYGALHFTTYFWFDKWFDVAEILKDIGKRPFITVGFAAFVLLIPLAVTSPKAMVRKLGRRWQVLHRAIYVIAALAILHFWWMKAGKHDLILPKIYGAIVIALLGWRLIVWARDRAVRRNAARRDAAGQDTAER, from the coding sequence ATGGCCACCGAGACGCAAACGGTATCGTCCGGACGCAACGTGCCGCGTGCAGCGACGCCCACCGTGGGCGGTGTTGCCGCGACGCGCGATGTGAGCGCTGCCGGCGCGAAGAAGAAATCCGCGACGGCGGCAAACGCGCGCTGGATCGTGCCGGCGAAGATCGCGGTATTTATCGCGTGTCTTTATCCGCTCGGGCGGCTCGTGCTGTTCGGCTTCACCGGTCAGCTGGGCGCGAATCCGATTGAGTTCATCACGCGCTCGACCGGACTCTGGACGCTCGTCTTTCTCTGCATCACGCTCGCCGTCACGCCGTTGCGCAAGCTGACCGGCTTCAACGCGGTACTGCGGTTTCGGCGCATGCTCGGGCTCTACGCGTTCTTCTACGGTGCGCTGCACTTCACGACGTACTTCTGGTTCGACAAGTGGTTTGACGTCGCCGAGATTCTGAAGGACATCGGCAAGCGTCCGTTCATCACGGTCGGATTTGCCGCGTTCGTGCTGCTGATTCCGCTTGCGGTCACGTCGCCGAAAGCGATGGTGCGCAAGCTCGGGCGCCGCTGGCAGGTGCTGCATCGCGCGATCTATGTGATCGCGGCGCTCGCGATCCTGCACTTCTGGTGGATGAAGGCGGGCAAGCACGATCTGATCTTGCCGAAGATCTACGGCGCGATTGTGATTGCGCTGCTTGGATGGAGGTTGATCGTGTGGGCGCGCGACCGTGCGGTGCGGCGAAATGCGGCGCGGCGGGATGCGGCGGGGCAGGATACGGCGGAGCGCTGA